A region from the Pseudonocardia petroleophila genome encodes:
- the rplC gene encoding 50S ribosomal protein L3, whose protein sequence is MSERQITGILGTKLGMTQVFDENNRVVPVTVVQAGPNVVTQVRTTEKDGYVAVQLAYGAIDPRKVNKPRTGHFGKAGTTPRRHLVELRTSDAGEYSLGQEITAEVFENGATVDVVGTSKGKGTAGVMKRHGFHGLGASHGVQRKHRSPGSIGGCATPGRVFKGIKMAGRMGVARVTTQNLTVYRVDAERGLLLIKGAVPGPRGGLLLVKSAAKGGVKA, encoded by the coding sequence ATGAGCGAACGACAGATCACCGGGATCCTGGGCACCAAGCTCGGGATGACCCAGGTCTTCGACGAGAACAACCGGGTGGTCCCGGTCACCGTGGTCCAGGCGGGCCCGAACGTGGTGACCCAGGTCCGCACCACCGAGAAGGACGGCTACGTCGCCGTCCAGCTGGCGTACGGCGCCATCGACCCGCGCAAGGTGAACAAGCCGCGCACCGGCCACTTCGGCAAGGCGGGCACCACGCCGCGTCGCCACCTGGTCGAGCTGCGCACCTCCGACGCCGGCGAGTACTCGCTCGGCCAGGAGATCACCGCCGAGGTGTTCGAGAACGGCGCCACCGTCGACGTGGTCGGCACGTCCAAGGGCAAGGGCACCGCGGGCGTCATGAAGCGCCACGGCTTCCACGGCCTCGGCGCCAGCCACGGCGTGCAGCGCAAGCACCGCTCGCCGGGCTCCATCGGTGGCTGCGCGACCCCCGGTCGCGTCTTCAAGGGCATCAAGATGGCCGGTCGCATGGGCGTCGCGCGCGTCACCACCCAGAACCTCACGGTCTACCGGGTGGACGCCGAGCGCGGGCTGCTGCTGATCAAGGGTGCCGTCCCCGGACCCCGCGGCGGACTGCTGCTGGTCAAGAGCGCCGCGAAGGGTGGTGTGAAGGCATGA